In Clostridium sp. DL-VIII, the following proteins share a genomic window:
- a CDS encoding polysaccharide deacetylase family protein yields MIYIYNSNNKFQKQIEYVFMNIFSFLGLKYSYEFDKNSSLKRDDILIIYDELESKEYYKDYVQNIITIKPSGTLFSESYLKRDSIPSKIRKYEFKNGRCICDNIISIFNDRNELYIKYNIENKKIIETNIDIISDIFFMLSRYEEVVNEEVYENEKFKRFSASESIIFKNNFLHRPIVNEHIELLWSLIDSFNLGYKKKKWWGIKEFAACLTHDVDMVMKFNSIKSIVKPIFKLMVKNIDMNKIFSIVDIYLRNNYRKDPFWTFDYIMNIEKKYSFKSSFYFMSGGNSKFDNFYSIEDEKVLRLINNMEKNGFEAGYHCSFNSYNNFNVMEREKSAIDKILNNKSYGCRQHFLRFRAPLTWKLQEKLGFLYDSTLSYADAEGFRCGTCIPYKPYDLLEDRVLNIIEIPLIVMDGSLQNPDYRAYSPKEGLGKTKSLIEVVKKYNGVFTILYHNSSFDYYNHMWDGWKETYEETMSYLCKSNCYGTNGREIVKMLNIR; encoded by the coding sequence TTGATTTACATTTATAATTCTAATAACAAATTTCAAAAGCAAATTGAATATGTATTTATGAATATCTTTAGTTTCCTTGGACTTAAGTATTCATATGAATTTGATAAAAACAGCAGCTTAAAAAGAGATGACATTCTGATAATTTATGATGAATTGGAGAGTAAGGAGTATTATAAAGATTATGTTCAAAATATTATAACTATAAAGCCAAGTGGTACACTTTTTTCTGAAAGTTATTTGAAGCGAGATTCTATACCAAGTAAAATTAGAAAATATGAATTCAAAAATGGTCGATGTATATGCGATAATATTATTTCAATATTTAATGACAGAAATGAGTTATATATAAAATATAATATAGAAAATAAAAAAATTATAGAGACTAATATAGATATAATTTCAGATATATTTTTTATGTTATCCAGATATGAAGAGGTCGTTAATGAAGAAGTATATGAAAATGAGAAATTTAAAAGATTTTCTGCAAGTGAATCAATTATATTTAAAAACAATTTTCTTCATAGGCCTATTGTTAATGAGCATATAGAATTACTTTGGAGTTTAATTGATAGCTTTAATCTAGGGTATAAGAAAAAAAAATGGTGGGGAATCAAGGAATTTGCGGCCTGTCTAACTCATGATGTGGATATGGTAATGAAATTTAATTCTATAAAAAGTATTGTAAAACCAATATTTAAATTAATGGTAAAAAATATTGATATGAATAAAATTTTTTCTATAGTTGATATATATTTGAGAAATAACTATAGAAAAGATCCTTTTTGGACCTTTGATTATATTATGAATATAGAGAAAAAGTATAGTTTTAAATCTTCATTTTATTTTATGAGCGGAGGAAATTCGAAATTTGATAATTTTTATAGCATTGAAGATGAAAAAGTTTTAAGGTTAATAAATAATATGGAAAAGAATGGTTTTGAAGCTGGCTATCATTGTAGCTTTAATAGTTATAATAATTTTAATGTGATGGAAAGGGAAAAGTCTGCAATTGATAAGATATTAAATAATAAAAGTTATGGCTGCAGACAGCACTTCTTAAGGTTTAGAGCTCCTCTAACTTGGAAACTTCAAGAGAAACTTGGTTTTTTATACGATAGTACTTTAAGTTATGCAGATGCAGAGGGGTTTAGATGCGGTACATGCATTCCATATAAACCTTATGATTTACTAGAAGATAGAGTTCTTAATATCATCGAAATACCATTAATAGTAATGGATGGAAGCTTACAAAATCCAGATTATAGAGCATATAGTCCTAAAGAAGGATTAGGTAAAACTAAAAGTTTAATAGAGGTAGTTAAAAAATATAATGGTGTTTTTACAATTTTATATCATAATTCTTCATTTGATTATTATAATCATATGTGGGATGGGTGGAAGGAGACTTATGAAGAAACAATGAGTTATTTATGTAAGAGTAATTGTTATGGAACCAATGGGCGAGAGATTGTAAAAATGCTTAATATTCGATAA
- a CDS encoding LCP family protein: MFKNFNYLKLNRKINKYTRNKTRFLKKFILSIILILCFISIGFIIILNTYLNKINKTDIDINETFSNQGDTTSSNEENFVQKTSSDITNIALFGIDETEGVAGRSDCIMILTIDNKHKELKLSSLVRDSYVTIPTKNNKDKINHAYVFGGPKLALETINENFKLNISKFITVNFTSLPNIIDDIGGITLNLTSDELEYINSAIYNTNKFNHTNSPNILTAGEHLVDGTQALAYCRIRYTEGGDFKRTERQRTVLNKLLEKSKSIPLTQYPSLLDELLPTIHTNLEKSEILSLAINLNSLRNKPILQDRFPCDEDSSETLINGIYYYVFNKDSTAEKMHEFIFE, from the coding sequence GTGTTTAAAAATTTTAACTATTTAAAGCTTAACAGAAAAATTAATAAGTATACTAGAAATAAAACAAGGTTTTTAAAAAAATTTATTCTTTCCATAATCCTAATACTTTGCTTTATTAGCATAGGATTTATAATTATATTAAACACATATCTAAACAAAATAAATAAAACCGATATTGACATTAATGAAACTTTTTCTAATCAGGGAGATACTACTTCAAGCAATGAAGAAAATTTTGTTCAAAAAACTAGTTCTGACATAACTAATATAGCTTTGTTCGGAATAGATGAAACTGAAGGAGTTGCTGGACGTTCAGATTGTATTATGATTTTAACAATTGATAACAAGCATAAAGAATTAAAATTAAGCTCTTTAGTAAGAGATTCTTATGTAACCATCCCTACTAAAAACAATAAAGACAAAATCAACCATGCTTATGTTTTTGGCGGTCCAAAGCTTGCCCTTGAAACTATTAATGAGAACTTCAAATTAAATATAAGTAAATTCATTACCGTGAATTTTACATCATTGCCTAATATAATAGATGATATTGGTGGAATTACATTAAATCTAACAAGTGATGAACTTGAATATATTAATAGTGCCATATATAATACAAATAAATTCAATCATACTAATTCTCCCAATATTTTAACTGCTGGTGAACATCTTGTAGATGGCACACAAGCTCTGGCCTATTGTAGAATACGATATACAGAAGGAGGAGATTTCAAAAGGACTGAGAGACAGAGAACAGTGCTAAATAAATTATTAGAGAAATCAAAATCTATTCCATTAACTCAATATCCTTCACTTTTAGATGAACTTCTTCCTACGATTCATACAAACTTAGAAAAATCCGAAATACTCTCACTTGCAATTAATTTAAATTCCTTAAGAAATAAACCTATATTACAAGATAGGTTTCCATGTGACGAAGATAGTAGCGAGACGCTTATAAATGGAATTTATTATTATGTATTTAACAAAGATTCTACTGCTGAAAAAATGCATGAATTTATCTTTGAATGA
- a CDS encoding homoserine dehydrogenase → MKKVKIALLGLGNVGRGVWMILNSNKEEIMKRCGYEVEVAKVLVRDKNKQRGVDIPDELVTTNFYEILEDDSIKIVVEVMGGIEPARGYMLKCMEKKKHIVTANKMLLATGGDELFEKADDEGIMFSYEASVAGGIPIIKGIDESLTANKIETLYGIVNGTTNYILSKMELEGADFDDVLKEAQAKGYAEADPTSDIEGYDAQYKLAILASLAFGSKIDVKNVYREGITKIEAVDMKYAREFKMGIKLLAIAKETDGKVELRVHPTMIPKKHPLSNVYDSYNAVFIRGNAVGDLMFYGRGAGDLPTGSAVVSDIVSIVRNNVETENPNPVVKNNLWKREILDMGSVESKYYIRATVLDESGVLGEITAILGKNNVSIRSVIQKGDEEDGQVTIVLVTHRTFENLINNAITEIKKLKSVNKIDNIIRIEDFK, encoded by the coding sequence ATGAAAAAAGTAAAAATAGCACTACTAGGATTGGGGAATGTTGGTCGTGGTGTTTGGATGATTTTAAATTCTAATAAAGAAGAAATCATGAAAAGATGTGGATACGAAGTAGAAGTAGCAAAAGTCCTTGTAAGAGATAAGAATAAGCAAAGAGGAGTAGATATTCCAGATGAACTTGTGACTACAAATTTCTATGAGATATTAGAAGATGACAGTATCAAGATTGTTGTGGAAGTAATGGGAGGAATTGAGCCGGCAAGAGGTTATATGCTTAAATGTATGGAGAAGAAGAAGCATATAGTAACTGCAAATAAAATGCTGCTTGCAACTGGTGGAGATGAGCTTTTTGAAAAAGCTGATGATGAAGGAATAATGTTCAGTTATGAAGCAAGTGTAGCTGGAGGTATACCAATAATAAAAGGAATAGATGAAAGTTTAACTGCTAACAAAATAGAAACCTTATATGGAATTGTCAATGGCACAACGAATTATATTTTAAGCAAAATGGAGCTTGAAGGCGCTGATTTTGATGATGTTTTAAAAGAAGCACAAGCAAAAGGCTATGCAGAGGCTGATCCAACATCAGATATAGAAGGATACGATGCACAATATAAATTAGCTATACTTGCGTCATTAGCATTTGGATCAAAAATAGATGTAAAAAATGTATATAGAGAAGGAATCACTAAAATTGAAGCTGTTGATATGAAATATGCAAGAGAATTTAAAATGGGAATTAAATTGCTTGCAATTGCAAAAGAAACTGATGGTAAAGTAGAGCTTAGAGTTCATCCAACAATGATTCCTAAGAAGCATCCACTTTCAAATGTTTATGATTCATATAATGCAGTGTTCATACGAGGAAATGCGGTTGGAGACTTAATGTTTTATGGAAGAGGCGCTGGTGATCTTCCAACAGGTAGTGCTGTGGTAAGTGATATTGTTTCTATAGTAAGAAATAATGTTGAAACAGAAAACCCTAATCCTGTAGTAAAGAATAACTTATGGAAAAGAGAAATCCTAGATATGGGTTCTGTAGAGAGTAAGTATTATATTAGGGCTACTGTATTAGATGAATCAGGCGTTCTAGGAGAAATAACAGCAATTCTTGGAAAGAACAATGTAAGTATACGTTCGGTAATTCAAAAAGGTGATGAAGAAGATGGGCAAGTAACAATAGTTTTAGTAACTCATAGGACATTTGAAAATTTAATTAATAATGCTATCACAGAAATAAAAAAATTAAAGTCGGTTAATAAAATAGATAATATAATAAGAATAGAGGATTTTAAATAG
- a CDS encoding ATP-binding protein has product MENKRFHLNQANIVIVNQTHSNINELINILKIHGYDNVNMIFGYRLAIENIEKEIPDLILIYIDSHDLSVYELCENIKKNNKLKEVPVIFISEYEKLDKNKVFASGGSDYLVIPFNESEVIRRIGIYLRVKFMNNQLEKYENKLIYDELINLNEELKKENEKLERNVLEKEQQLEDITLEFNVLLEEEINERTKVEEALKENEKQFRYSIEGAPVPIMLYDEEGGIKKINKAWTNITGYTIDDMTVISKWINVSDIFKTNLFCTDMADLKTGEDKGKFFVKTKEGDIRIWNFYLACIGEFRNGYKLFIMIAIDITERTHMDELEKSVKEERQKIYELKEYDKIRTEFFSNISHELRTPINVIFSALQMFELSLRNYELESKNVNKTKYIKIMKQNCYRILRLINNLIDITKIDSGYFDINKQNVNIVSIVEDITLSVADYIENKGISLIFDTDTEEKVIACDPEKMERVILNLLSNAVKFTSTGGEITVNIEDCFENICIRVKDTGRGIPKEKLNSIFERFVQVDKSLTRDHEGSGIGLSLVKSLVELHGGTISVESNVKQGTEFTIRIPCELVDEPEKESLFNDSVNKSYVEKINIEFSDIYN; this is encoded by the coding sequence ATGGAAAATAAGAGATTTCATTTAAATCAAGCTAACATAGTTATTGTTAATCAGACTCATAGTAACATCAATGAATTAATTAATATTTTGAAAATACATGGATATGATAATGTGAATATGATTTTTGGATATAGATTAGCGATAGAGAATATAGAAAAAGAGATACCTGATTTGATTCTAATTTATATTGATTCACATGATTTGAGTGTATATGAGTTATGCGAAAATATAAAAAAAAATAATAAACTTAAGGAAGTCCCAGTTATCTTTATTAGTGAATATGAGAAGTTAGACAAAAATAAAGTATTTGCTTCAGGGGGAAGTGATTATTTAGTGATTCCATTTAATGAGAGTGAAGTTATTAGACGTATTGGAATATATCTAAGAGTGAAGTTTATGAATAATCAACTGGAAAAGTATGAAAATAAATTAATATATGATGAATTAATTAATCTGAATGAAGAACTAAAAAAGGAAAATGAGAAATTGGAAAGAAATGTTCTAGAAAAGGAGCAACAATTAGAAGATATTACATTGGAATTCAATGTATTGTTAGAAGAAGAAATTAATGAGCGAACAAAAGTAGAAGAAGCTCTAAAAGAAAATGAAAAACAATTTCGTTATTCTATAGAAGGAGCACCAGTTCCGATAATGCTATATGATGAAGAGGGGGGGATTAAGAAAATTAATAAGGCCTGGACGAATATTACAGGGTATACAATTGATGATATGACGGTAATATCAAAATGGATAAATGTATCAGATATATTCAAAACTAATTTATTTTGTACAGATATGGCTGATTTAAAAACTGGAGAAGATAAGGGGAAATTTTTTGTAAAAACTAAAGAGGGAGATATACGCATATGGAATTTTTATTTAGCGTGTATAGGAGAATTTCGGAATGGATACAAGTTGTTTATAATGATTGCTATAGATATAACTGAAAGAACACATATGGATGAACTTGAGAAAAGCGTTAAAGAAGAAAGACAAAAAATATATGAGCTTAAAGAGTATGATAAAATCAGAACGGAATTTTTTTCTAATATATCTCATGAATTAAGAACTCCAATTAATGTAATTTTTTCAGCGTTGCAAATGTTTGAATTGAGTTTAAGAAATTACGAATTAGAAAGTAAAAATGTGAATAAAACAAAATATATTAAAATAATGAAGCAAAACTGTTATCGGATTTTAAGGCTTATAAATAATTTAATAGATATAACTAAAATAGACTCTGGATATTTTGATATTAACAAGCAGAATGTCAATATAGTTAGCATTGTAGAAGATATAACTTTATCTGTTGCAGATTACATTGAAAATAAAGGAATATCTCTTATTTTTGATACGGACACAGAAGAAAAAGTTATTGCTTGTGATCCTGAAAAAATGGAAAGGGTTATTTTGAATCTATTATCAAATGCAGTAAAGTTTACTTCTACCGGTGGAGAAATTACTGTTAACATTGAAGATTGTTTTGAAAATATATGTATTAGGGTAAAGGATACTGGAAGGGGGATTCCAAAGGAGAAATTAAATTCAATTTTTGAGCGCTTTGTTCAGGTAGATAAATCTCTTACAAGAGATCATGAAGGAAGTGGAATAGGTCTTTCACTAGTAAAGTCATTGGTAGAATTGCATGGAGGAACTATTTCAGTAGAAAGTAATGTTAAACAAGGAACTGAATTTACTATAAGAATTCCATGCGAATTAGTGGATGAGCCTGAGAAAGAATCTTTGTTTAACGATTCGGTAAATAAAAGTTATGTTGAAAAAATTAATATAGAATTTTCGGATATATACAATTAA
- a CDS encoding zinc-ribbon domain-containing protein gives MEDKTLVCKDCGKEFVFTVGEQEFYKEKGFENEPVRCADCRRARKQQNNRR, from the coding sequence ATGGAAGATAAAACATTAGTATGTAAAGATTGTGGAAAAGAATTTGTATTCACAGTTGGAGAACAAGAATTCTACAAAGAAAAAGGTTTTGAAAATGAACCAGTAAGATGCGCTGATTGTAGAAGAGCTAGAAAGCAACAAAACAACAGAAGATAA
- a CDS encoding CarD family transcriptional regulator, giving the protein MFSIGEKVVYPMQGIGVIERIENKMFSGKGKEYTIVKILSNNLEIMIPTDRISNSNLRKISDSSTLENVLFNLTNNNCELKSVPTKERYKINMDKIKSGSLKDSAEVVYDLILMNKEKTLNTSEKQLYNTAHKFLVEEVSQIKNITQSEATDFLKLSFN; this is encoded by the coding sequence TTGTTTTCAATTGGAGAAAAAGTCGTTTATCCAATGCAGGGTATTGGTGTAATTGAAAGGATAGAAAATAAAATGTTTTCTGGTAAGGGTAAAGAGTACACAATAGTTAAAATTCTATCAAACAATCTTGAAATAATGATTCCTACTGATAGAATATCAAATTCAAATTTACGTAAAATTAGTGATAGTTCTACCTTAGAGAATGTATTGTTTAATCTTACTAATAATAATTGTGAATTAAAAAGTGTACCTACAAAAGAAAGATATAAGATTAATATGGATAAAATCAAATCTGGTTCACTTAAAGATAGCGCTGAAGTAGTATATGATTTAATACTCATGAATAAAGAGAAAACATTAAATACAAGTGAAAAGCAGCTATATAATACTGCTCATAAATTCTTAGTTGAAGAGGTCTCTCAAATTAAAAATATTACTCAAAGCGAAGCCACAGATTTTCTTAAATTAAGTTTCAATTAA
- the udk gene encoding uridine kinase: MQDIMIIGIAGGSGSGKTTLAQNIKEVFNEEVVILCHDYYYKSNEGIPFEERKKLNYDHPDSFDTDLLIDQLKELKEGKIIYHPVYSFVEHTRLNQTVEVKPTKVIIVEGILIFENKELCDLMDIKVFVDTDGDVRIIRRLLRDVKERGRDLDSVINQYLSTVKPMHEEFVDPSKKRADIIIPEGGENTVALSMLLERIRNFINGD; this comes from the coding sequence ATGCAAGATATAATGATAATAGGTATAGCTGGAGGGAGTGGATCAGGAAAAACTACTTTGGCACAAAACATAAAGGAAGTTTTTAATGAGGAAGTAGTAATTCTTTGTCATGATTATTACTACAAATCAAATGAAGGAATTCCTTTTGAAGAAAGAAAAAAACTTAATTATGATCATCCAGATTCTTTTGATACGGATCTTTTAATAGATCAGTTAAAAGAATTGAAGGAAGGAAAAATAATATATCATCCAGTATATTCATTTGTTGAACATACAAGATTAAATCAAACTGTTGAAGTGAAACCAACAAAAGTTATTATAGTTGAAGGAATATTAATATTTGAAAATAAAGAACTTTGTGATTTAATGGATATTAAAGTATTTGTAGATACAGATGGTGATGTACGAATAATAAGAAGATTGTTAAGAGATGTTAAGGAAAGAGGAAGAGATTTAGATTCAGTAATAAATCAATATTTAAGCACTGTAAAACCTATGCATGAGGAATTTGTGGATCCTAGTAAGAAAAGAGCGGATATAATAATTCCAGAGGGTGGGGAAAATACTGTTGCATTAAGCATGCTTTTAGAGAGAATAAGAAATTTTATAAATGGGGATTAA
- the pepT gene encoding peptidase T — translation MKAYERLLKYVKVYTTSDESSETHPTTKRQFDLANILVEEMKKLGLEECRVDEHSYVYGVIPATKGYENKPSIGLIAHLDTAPAACGENVKPQIIENYDGNDIILKGNNSILSPKKFPHLKSLKGRTLITTDGTTLLGADDKAGIAEILTACETILKENIPHGKICVGFTPDEEVGLGAHLFDVKNFGADFAYTIDGGIEGEISYENFNAAAATVNIHGVSVHPGSAKNTMINATNVGIEFNSMLPACERPEHTEGYEGFYYLESFSGSTDHATLKYILRDHNSEKFENKKSTMLLVEKLLNEKYGEGTVKVNLKDQYKNMLENIKPCMHLIDNATDAMKALNITPVIEPIRGGTDGATLSYMGLPCPNLGTGGFAYHGEFEHITVEGMDICTQIIIEILKRYAK, via the coding sequence ATGAAAGCTTACGAACGTTTATTAAAATATGTAAAGGTATATACAACATCGGATGAAAGTTCTGAGACACACCCAACAACAAAAAGGCAATTTGATTTAGCTAACATTCTAGTTGAAGAAATGAAAAAGCTTGGTCTTGAAGAATGCAGAGTTGATGAGCATAGCTATGTGTATGGAGTAATCCCTGCAACAAAAGGTTATGAGAATAAACCAAGTATAGGTTTAATTGCTCATTTAGATACTGCGCCAGCAGCTTGTGGAGAAAATGTAAAGCCACAAATAATTGAAAATTATGATGGTAATGATATTATTTTAAAAGGAAACAATAGTATATTATCACCTAAAAAGTTTCCTCATTTAAAAAGTTTAAAAGGAAGAACTTTAATTACAACAGATGGAACCACACTTTTAGGTGCTGACGATAAAGCTGGTATTGCGGAAATACTAACAGCTTGTGAGACTATTCTAAAAGAAAATATTCCTCATGGGAAAATATGTGTTGGATTTACTCCGGATGAAGAGGTAGGTCTTGGAGCTCATTTATTTGATGTGAAAAACTTTGGCGCAGATTTTGCTTATACAATTGATGGTGGGATAGAAGGTGAAATTTCTTATGAAAACTTCAATGCAGCAGCAGCGACAGTAAATATTCATGGAGTATCAGTTCATCCGGGTTCTGCAAAAAATACAATGATAAATGCAACAAATGTTGGGATTGAATTTAATTCAATGTTACCTGCATGTGAAAGACCAGAACATACAGAAGGATACGAAGGCTTTTATTATTTAGAAAGCTTTAGTGGAAGTACAGACCATGCAACTTTAAAGTACATTTTAAGAGATCATAATAGTGAAAAATTCGAAAATAAAAAATCTACTATGTTATTAGTGGAAAAATTATTAAATGAGAAATATGGTGAAGGAACAGTAAAAGTAAATTTAAAAGATCAATATAAAAACATGCTTGAAAATATAAAACCTTGCATGCATTTAATAGATAATGCAACAGATGCAATGAAAGCTTTAAATATTACACCAGTAATAGAACCAATTCGTGGCGGTACTGATGGAGCAACATTAAGTTATATGGGATTGCCTTGTCCAAATCTTGGGACAGGAGGATTTGCGTATCATGGGGAATTTGAACATATAACAGTTGAAGGTATGGATATTTGTACACAAATTATAATTGAGATTTTAAAGAGATATGCAAAATAA
- a CDS encoding helicase-related protein, translating into MKNNAAQREFKKYKSQINQIAEIVEHSKPGALIEHESSIRKKLRKLKELENQSLKDFEEVYERYEELLEDVSKKMLDNYNKNNNTEFDFYEVVRGNYNSYLNQGLMTILTKLHIPKLVAKEFEENFPGNPKDEYLKARGMKRKFYIHLGDTNTGKTYNALQRLKKAKKGVYLSPLRILALENFERLNKEGVICDLLTGEEEIVNLGATHTSCTIEKVNLKEHYDIAVIDEIQMISDPFRGMAWSKAVLGLKCDEIHICGAANARFILETIIKDCKDDYEIKEYTRAIPLEIEYKNFSYNDAVEGDAIVVFSKKRVLEIAEEYSSRGIRTSVIYGDLPPEVRKMQYEQFINKENKILVTTDAIGMGVNLPIRRIIFMSIRKFDGEEVRELTSQEVKQVGGRAGRIGIYDVGYIASVGGNADVIKAKLETEDEIIKQAVIGPSEAILKIRSLPLNEKLALWSTREEKLDYYKKMDISEYLIILDRVKKYKLREEIQWDLLKVPFDVSRDELMDAFLNYVDELFINKQEELFKPECFKGSLDDLEIYYQKVNMYYSFSKIFNLKFDAKWVYDERIRISEDINNILLRI; encoded by the coding sequence ATGAAAAATAATGCAGCACAAAGAGAATTTAAGAAATACAAAAGTCAGATAAATCAAATAGCAGAAATAGTAGAACATTCAAAACCAGGAGCTCTTATAGAACATGAAAGTTCAATAAGAAAAAAGCTAAGAAAGCTTAAGGAATTAGAAAATCAAAGCTTAAAAGATTTTGAAGAAGTCTATGAGAGGTATGAAGAATTATTAGAAGATGTGTCAAAGAAAATGCTTGATAATTATAATAAGAATAATAATACAGAATTCGATTTTTATGAAGTAGTACGTGGAAATTATAATAGTTATTTGAATCAAGGACTAATGACAATACTTACCAAATTACATATACCAAAGCTTGTCGCAAAGGAATTTGAAGAAAATTTTCCGGGGAATCCTAAAGATGAATATCTTAAGGCTAGAGGAATGAAGCGAAAATTTTATATACATCTAGGAGATACTAACACAGGTAAAACTTATAATGCACTACAACGCCTTAAAAAGGCTAAAAAGGGTGTTTATTTATCTCCACTTAGAATTCTAGCTTTAGAAAATTTTGAAAGGCTAAATAAAGAGGGAGTCATTTGTGATTTATTGACAGGGGAAGAAGAAATAGTAAATCTTGGTGCTACGCACACTTCATGTACTATAGAAAAAGTGAATTTAAAAGAGCATTATGACATAGCTGTAATAGATGAAATTCAAATGATTAGTGATCCGTTTCGTGGAATGGCATGGAGTAAGGCGGTATTAGGTCTTAAGTGTGATGAAATACATATATGTGGAGCTGCTAATGCAAGATTTATATTAGAAACTATAATAAAGGACTGTAAGGATGATTACGAAATAAAGGAATATACACGAGCTATACCGTTAGAAATTGAATATAAGAATTTTAGTTACAATGATGCTGTGGAGGGAGATGCTATTGTAGTATTTTCTAAAAAAAGAGTGTTAGAAATAGCTGAGGAATATTCAAGCAGAGGTATTAGAACAAGTGTGATTTATGGAGATTTGCCGCCTGAAGTTAGAAAAATGCAGTATGAGCAGTTTATAAACAAAGAAAATAAAATACTAGTAACTACCGATGCAATTGGAATGGGAGTAAATTTACCAATTAGAAGAATAATATTCATGAGTATAAGAAAATTTGATGGAGAAGAAGTACGGGAATTAACATCTCAGGAAGTAAAGCAGGTTGGAGGACGTGCAGGAAGAATTGGAATTTATGATGTGGGATACATTGCTAGTGTTGGAGGCAATGCGGATGTAATCAAAGCTAAACTTGAAACAGAAGATGAAATTATAAAGCAAGCAGTTATAGGTCCATCAGAAGCCATACTTAAGATTAGAAGTCTACCTTTAAATGAAAAGCTTGCACTTTGGAGCACTAGGGAGGAGAAATTGGATTATTATAAAAAGATGGATATTAGCGAATATCTTATAATCCTAGATAGAGTAAAGAAATATAAGCTTAGGGAAGAGATTCAATGGGACTTATTAAAAGTTCCGTTTGATGTAAGCAGAGATGAATTAATGGATGCATTCTTAAATTATGTAGATGAGCTGTTTATAAATAAGCAGGAAGAATTATTTAAACCAGAATGCTTTAAAGGAAGTTTGGACGATTTGGAAATATACTACCAAAAGGTAAACATGTATTATTCATTTTCTAAGATATTTAATTTGAAGTTTGATGCAAAGTGGGTTTATGATGAAAGAATAAGAATAAGTGAAGATATAAATAATATACTATTAAGAATTTAA
- a CDS encoding ABC transporter ATP-binding protein yields MEKGIIEMEDITKSFFIGKPNQLDILKNINLNVKKGEFVAIIGASGSGKSTLMNIIGALDRQTSGRYILDGIDISQISDNKLSEIRNKKIGFVFQTSNLIPRTDSMKNVELPMLYYGLDRKTRIGRAKELLELVGMEDRLNHLPSELSGGQKQRVAIARALANDPDIILADEPTGALDSQTGRIVMSIFHKIHEKQGRTIVLITHDKELADETQRIITIKDGKIIVE; encoded by the coding sequence TTGGAAAAAGGTATAATAGAAATGGAGGATATCACAAAAAGCTTTTTCATAGGAAAACCTAATCAGTTGGATATTCTAAAAAATATTAATCTCAATGTGAAAAAGGGAGAATTCGTAGCTATTATTGGCGCATCAGGATCTGGAAAGAGTACACTGATGAATATAATAGGAGCTCTTGATAGACAAACTTCAGGAAGATACATTCTGGATGGGATAGATATTAGTCAAATAAGCGACAATAAATTATCTGAAATAAGGAATAAAAAAATAGGATTTGTATTTCAAACCTCAAACTTAATACCTAGGACAGATTCAATGAAAAATGTTGAATTACCAATGCTTTATTATGGATTAGACAGGAAAACAAGAATAGGCAGAGCAAAAGAATTATTAGAACTAGTAGGTATGGAGGATCGATTAAATCATCTTCCAAGCGAATTGTCAGGAGGACAGAAACAAAGAGTTGCAATTGCTAGGGCTCTTGCAAATGATCCAGATATTATACTAGCAGATGAACCAACAGGAGCACTTGATTCTCAAACAGGAAGAATAGTAATGAGTATATTTCATAAGATTCATGAAAAACAAGGAAGGACTATAGTGTTAATTACTCATGATAAAGAATTAGCAGATGAAACACAGAGAATAATAACAATAAAAGATGGAAAAATAATAGTTGAATAA